In the Clostridium beijerinckii genome, one interval contains:
- a CDS encoding DUF1189 family protein — MTNKTNFFIKLITSIYDIKVFSKYAKEGILRSISYAIFLSFLLGGLKSAFVQYKNYNLDIISLVDQTVAYFSIILFNLLLNSLIVSIVAALFTVFLRMVVKYIALYSLTLYAATLPLIIQIILEIANPNISFDTMFIVGTLTYVILILKYIKDEIIRNYT, encoded by the coding sequence ATGACTAATAAAACTAATTTTTTTATAAAGCTTATAACTTCTATATATGACATAAAGGTTTTTTCTAAATATGCGAAAGAAGGAATATTAAGATCAATCTCATATGCAATATTCCTTAGTTTCTTATTGGGAGGCTTAAAGAGTGCATTTGTTCAATATAAGAATTATAATTTAGATATAATATCTTTAGTAGATCAAACGGTAGCATATTTTTCAATAATACTTTTTAATTTATTATTGAATTCCTTAATTGTATCAATTGTTGCAGCGCTTTTCACAGTATTTTTAAGAATGGTAGTCAAATATATAGCTTTATATTCTTTAACCTTATATGCGGCTACATTGCCATTAATAATACAAATAATACTAGAAATAGCTAATCCTAATATAAGCTTTGATACTATGTTTATTGTTGGAACATTAACCTATGTAATATTGATATTAAAGTATATAAAGGATGAAATAATAAGAAACTATACTTAG